The Haloplanus sp. CK5-1 genome contains a region encoding:
- a CDS encoding type I restriction enzyme endonuclease domain-containing protein, with protein sequence MPPPSREWTTSEGVFENIDDALDYDSETKAYAARDKDELYDDLTDQLETVMDIFDGIPKDDTQEAAYEAVERISTHPERRNFKQGFRRLQNLYEAVAPDKRLINEGIERDYKWLSRIHVAFKRTTGGEDDPEDDMREKTREIINENVEITEIKDDFPTYELGGEYLEDVEGLDNPGVKASQIAHATREHLHPRENQNPRYKRLSERVTGIVERWQGDEISDPDAVEALKSVEKEVLGVEKEAEEQGMDKAEFAIYTHLTEETPDAIDSDDQAEEVAQEIVSQFRERVDRGYYGWKTNQQTTSEITRILLDVLAKEHDLGHLILDEEGFEDTIRTYLIQNHG encoded by the coding sequence TTGCCGCCGCCATCAAGAGAGTGGACAACTAGCGAAGGTGTCTTCGAGAACATTGACGACGCCCTTGATTACGACTCCGAGACGAAGGCTTACGCCGCCCGTGACAAGGACGAACTCTACGACGACCTGACCGACCAGTTGGAAACGGTTATGGACATTTTCGACGGCATACCGAAGGACGACACCCAAGAGGCCGCCTACGAAGCCGTCGAACGGATTAGCACCCATCCAGAACGCCGAAACTTCAAACAGGGCTTCCGCCGACTACAGAATCTCTACGAAGCCGTTGCTCCGGACAAGCGGCTCATTAACGAGGGAATAGAACGTGATTACAAGTGGTTGAGCCGGATTCATGTCGCGTTCAAGCGCACGACTGGCGGCGAGGACGACCCCGAAGACGACATGCGCGAGAAGACACGCGAGATAATCAACGAGAACGTCGAAATTACTGAAATCAAAGACGATTTTCCGACCTACGAACTCGGGGGAGAATACCTTGAAGACGTAGAGGGATTGGATAACCCCGGCGTGAAGGCGTCACAGATTGCCCACGCCACCCGCGAACACTTACACCCACGGGAGAACCAGAACCCCCGATACAAGCGATTGAGCGAGCGCGTGACCGGCATTGTAGAGCGCTGGCAAGGTGACGAAATTAGTGACCCCGACGCCGTAGAGGCGCTCAAATCAGTCGAAAAAGAGGTTCTCGGCGTCGAAAAAGAAGCCGAAGAACAGGGAATGGACAAGGCGGAGTTCGCTATCTATACGCACCTGACTGAAGAGACACCAGACGCAATCGACTCTGACGACCAAGCCGAAGAAGTGGCGCAAGAAATCGTCTCACAGTTCCGTGAGCGGGTCGACCGAGGATACTACGGTTGGAAGACCAATCAACAGACCACTTCTGAAATCACCCGGATTCTACTGGACGTACTGGCAAAAGAACACGACCTCGGACACCTGATTCTGGACGAGGAAGGGTTTGAGGATACGATTCGGACGTACTTAATTCAGAATCATGGCTAA
- a CDS encoding SprT family zinc-dependent metalloprotease, which yields MAKARRREIDLLGNAVEYEVQHSSNATEPRIDVDIHGVTVVVPEGEEVQPTELLKENAAWVIDKQRNYDAYREQIPDRSFEAGESFPFLGQDRELVIEPRQKHGIDEDSIRLRKSAVEQSSIKQVLENFYRSRAREYLTERTDHYSEQMGVEYEKLELRNQRTRWGSCSTGGTISLNWRLIMAPADVVDYLVVHELAHLTEQNHGTDFWRLVGEYISEYKEKAEWLEQNSAKLIFSEEDL from the coding sequence ATGGCTAAAGCCCGACGCCGAGAAATCGACCTGTTGGGCAACGCTGTTGAGTACGAAGTACAGCACAGTTCTAACGCTACTGAACCCCGCATTGACGTGGACATACACGGTGTGACAGTCGTCGTTCCTGAAGGCGAGGAAGTTCAGCCAACAGAGTTACTCAAGGAGAATGCGGCATGGGTCATAGACAAGCAACGGAACTACGACGCCTACCGTGAGCAAATTCCTGACCGTTCCTTTGAGGCTGGTGAGTCGTTCCCATTCCTCGGGCAAGACCGCGAACTCGTTATCGAACCAAGACAAAAACACGGGATAGACGAGGATTCGATTCGACTCCGGAAGAGTGCCGTCGAACAATCCTCTATTAAGCAAGTTCTCGAAAACTTCTACCGGAGCCGGGCGCGGGAGTATCTCACCGAGCGTACTGACCACTACTCGGAACAGATGGGCGTCGAATACGAGAAACTCGAACTCCGAAACCAACGAACACGGTGGGGAAGTTGTTCGACCGGCGGGACAATCAGTCTGAACTGGCGGTTGATAATGGCACCAGCCGACGTTGTTGACTACCTCGTCGTTCACGAACTCGCACACCTGACCGAACAAAATCATGGGACGGATTTCTGGCGGCTCGTCGGGGAGTACATCTCCGAGTACAAAGAGAAAGCCGAGTGGCTTGAACAGAACAGCGCGAAGTTGATTTTTAGCGAAGAAGACCTATAG